The proteins below come from a single Streptomyces sp. B3I8 genomic window:
- a CDS encoding DUF2530 domain-containing protein, which translates to MAKWTPQHEAPEPLEGPVVATITGGTILWFVLFLVQLPFYGWFDDHGHTWWVWTCLAGGGLGLIGVWYVRRRDAAIKRDAARKEAGTAAD; encoded by the coding sequence ATGGCGAAGTGGACTCCCCAGCACGAGGCGCCCGAGCCCCTGGAGGGGCCCGTGGTCGCCACCATCACCGGCGGCACGATCCTGTGGTTCGTCCTCTTCCTGGTACAGCTCCCGTTCTACGGCTGGTTCGACGACCACGGGCACACGTGGTGGGTGTGGACGTGCCTGGCCGGGGGTGGTCTCGGGCTGATCGGCGTCTGGTACGTGCGCAGGCGGGACGCCGCGATCAAGCGGGACGCCGCCCGCAAGGAGGCCGGCACCGCCGCCGACTGA